The sequence GGCGCCCTGTGGTCGGCTGAGAGCGTCATGTACGCGGCGGAGTCGATGGCCGCCGCGAACGGCCTGGCCCTCCCCCTGATCGGCGATCACTCGAACAACTGGCGCCTTCTCATCGACCGCGCCGGCGCCCTGGAGTCCGCCGAGCAGATCGGCCTCGCCCTCCACCTCCTCGCCAGCGCCGCCGCCGTCGCCGCCGTCTGGTGGGCCATCCGCCTCGAGAATTTCCGGACCTCTGAGTAGGGGCCACGGTACGGTCTCGAACCGGTGGGGTGGCGATCGTTCGCTCCGGCACAGATCATCTGGCCGGACTGATCACCCGAGATCGGAGGCACAACCTTGAAGCGAAGCAATCCCGAACCGGACTCCCGGCGATCTCCGGCTACGCTGCATGAACTCCTTTCTCGCTCTCCGCTGAAACACCTCGATTTCGAGGCAGAGGGAGTACGTAGTCCGGTGCGGGAAACGTGCGACTGGTTGACGCCCGCGCTCTCGCCCGGTACCGAACCCCCCCGGGGTGGGCCGCCGGTGGCTACGCTTCGCGAGTTGCTTCGTGACCTCGACGATGCCCGGAGCGATCGGTGGTGAGGGACCACACGTCCTTGCGCTGGGCTGCCGTGTGCCTGGTGTGGGTCCTCTGGGCGGCGGTCCAAGCGACCGAACTCGGAGCGCAGGGGGTCGATCCCGCGGCGTACGAGCACTTGGTCGAGCCGCGGATCGTGGAGCGGGCGGACGAGCGGGTGTTGGAAGTGGGGGCCGTTGGCGATCCGGACGACGTGGGCAGCGCCGCGTTCGGCTCCTCTTCCAGCTCTACTTCTCGAGCGGAGCGGCGACCGGGTTCACGCCCGCGGTCGCCCGCGCGCGCTGGCAGGAGGGGCTGGACGAGATTCCGAGGAGCGAATGGATCGGCCGCTACGCGCTACCCGTCCCTGAGGCCGTGGAATCGCTGCCGGAGCACACGCCGCCGGACGGCGTGACCGCCTCGATCACGACGTGGGAGTACGGAACCGTCGCGGAGATCCTCCACATCGGCCGCTACGACGCCGAGCAGCCCACGATCGAGCGCCTCAAGGCGTTCGTCGAGGCCGGGGGCTACGAGACGTTCGGCGGACACGAGGAGGAGTACATCGTCGGCCCGAGCATGGCCGGCCCCGGCAACCCCGACGAATACCGCACGATCCTCAGATACCGCATTCGCAAAGCGGATCTGGGCCGTGGTGGTGGGCCGTCCGGTCAGAGAGGTTTGTCGGGCCGAGAGGGATAGCGTGCCACGCCCCGCTGAGCGATACCGAAGGCGGCGGCGGCGAGCAACGTGAAGATGGCCAGCGTGACCACTCCAATGGCGATGAGGGCGTAGGGATGCTCCAGGAATGACCGGAGTGCGGCGCCGATGCCTTCGCGTTGCAGCAGGCCGAGCGCCCACGGCGCGACCCAGGCCAGAAGGACGACCATCGCCGCGATCGACCAACTGATGAGTCTCGTCAGTTCACAGGCCGCAGCGGCCGTCAGGCACCAGGCCGCAAGCGTGAGCAGCGCCCAGTACCCCAGCGCGATCTGAAACGGCGCCACCCCCACAAGCACCCCCCACTCGGCGGGCGGCTCGACCAGCATGAGCGTCACGCCGGTGGCGATCACGCCGGGCAAC is a genomic window of Acidobacteriota bacterium containing:
- a CDS encoding ABC transporter permease subunit, which gives rise to MNLRHVGDLTRVEIQRAKPLLVRLYLAGAAGLVLFYVIGRATDENVLVVVMGVTLGLVVAVPIAVMRDKLDRTLEFLLSLPVTVADLVAARFLAAAAGLLPGVIATGVTLMLVEPPAEWGVLVGVAPFQIALGYWALLTLAAWCLTAAAACELTRLISWSIAAMVVLLAWVAPWALGLLQREGIGAALRSFLEHPYALIAIGVVTLAIFTLLAAAAFGIAQRGVARYPSRPDKPL